The Cylindrospermopsis curvispora GIHE-G1 genome contains a region encoding:
- the hpnA gene encoding hopanoid-associated sugar epimerase, with the protein MRAFVTGGTGFVGAHVVRCLLQSGYKVTALVRKNSNLANVKGLEIEVVTGDLNDPGIWEQMRGCDYLFHLAAHYSLWQKDRQLLYHHNVEGTRNILRSAQKAGIERTVYTSSVAAIGVGKSGQIVDETHQSPLNKLVGDYKKSKFLAEQVAKTAVQEGQDIVIVNPSSPIGPLDIKPTPTGDIILRFLRQQMPAYVNTGLNFIDVRDVAQGHLLALEKGKTGDRYILGNENLSLKELLDILSEITGIKAPQLSLPSFIPLSVAWIEERVLAPLGKTPTVPIDGVRMAQQPMYYNASKSMRILGLPQSSVQVALQDAVRWFVSNGYVKY; encoded by the coding sequence ATGCGGGCTTTTGTCACTGGTGGTACGGGTTTTGTAGGTGCTCACGTAGTTAGATGTTTACTGCAATCGGGATATAAAGTAACAGCACTAGTGCGTAAAAATAGCAATCTAGCAAACGTAAAGGGTTTAGAAATAGAGGTAGTGACAGGGGATCTGAATGACCCAGGAATCTGGGAGCAAATGCGGGGTTGTGATTACCTGTTTCACCTAGCAGCTCATTATTCCCTGTGGCAAAAAGACCGCCAGCTATTATATCATCATAATGTGGAAGGGACACGCAATATTTTAAGATCAGCTCAAAAAGCGGGAATTGAACGGACAGTTTATACCAGCTCTGTAGCAGCTATAGGAGTGGGAAAGTCAGGACAAATTGTAGATGAGACCCACCAAAGTCCCTTAAACAAACTAGTAGGAGATTATAAAAAGTCCAAATTTCTAGCAGAGCAGGTGGCAAAAACAGCTGTTCAAGAAGGTCAAGACATAGTAATAGTCAATCCTAGCAGTCCTATAGGTCCTTTAGATATTAAACCCACACCCACAGGAGATATTATTCTCAGATTTTTGCGCCAGCAAATGCCAGCCTACGTAAATACGGGTTTAAACTTTATTGATGTGCGAGATGTAGCTCAAGGACATTTACTAGCTCTAGAAAAGGGAAAAACAGGCGATCGCTATATTTTAGGGAATGAAAATCTGAGTTTAAAAGAACTGCTAGACATACTATCAGAAATTACAGGAATCAAAGCACCACAATTGTCCCTACCATCTTTTATCCCATTAAGTGTAGCTTGGATAGAAGAGAGGGTTTTGGCACCTTTGGGAAAAACCCCCACAGTTCCTATAGACGGAGTTCGCATGGCACAGCAACCAATGTATTATAATGCTTCCAAGTCCATGCGCATCTTGGGACTACCCCAGTCTTCTGTTCAGGTAGCGCTCCAAGATGCTGTCCGTTGGTTTGTGTCTAATGGTTATGTAAAATACTAG
- the pflA gene encoding pyruvate formate-lyase-activating protein, which produces MNARTSQILGHIHSLETCGTVDGPGIRFVIFTQGCLLRCLYCHNPDTRDMKTGKEITVGELVTEIEKYRSYMKFTGGGVTISGGEPLLQPEFVREVFRQCQKLNIHTALDTSGFPDLTTSKSVLEFVDLVLLDIKSFDPNTYLHVTGVSIEPTLRFAEYLQEINKPTWIRFVLVPHVTDGHENVRQLAKYVSQLTNVEKVEILPFHKLGEYKWHELGYHYELGNTIPPSLEEIEKVKDIFKHYGVKVE; this is translated from the coding sequence ATGAATGCCAGAACTTCTCAAATATTGGGTCACATTCACTCACTAGAAACCTGTGGTACAGTGGATGGGCCAGGTATAAGATTTGTCATTTTCACCCAAGGCTGCCTATTAAGATGTTTGTATTGTCACAATCCTGACACCCGTGACATGAAAACAGGAAAAGAAATAACTGTAGGAGAACTAGTCACAGAAATAGAAAAATATAGGTCCTACATGAAATTTACTGGTGGGGGAGTTACCATTAGTGGTGGTGAACCCTTATTACAACCGGAATTTGTCCGAGAGGTTTTTCGTCAGTGTCAAAAATTAAACATTCATACTGCCTTAGATACTTCTGGATTTCCCGATTTAACCACCTCCAAGTCCGTACTAGAATTTGTAGACCTAGTTTTATTAGACATCAAGTCTTTTGATCCTAACACCTATCTTCATGTTACGGGAGTTTCCATCGAACCAACCTTGAGATTTGCGGAATATTTACAAGAGATTAATAAGCCAACATGGATAAGATTTGTTCTAGTTCCCCATGTGACAGATGGTCATGAAAACGTCCGTCAACTAGCAAAGTATGTATCCCAACTAACCAATGTGGAAAAAGTAGAAATTTTACCTTTTCACAAATTAGGTGAATACAAATGGCATGAACTAGGATATCACTATGAACTGGGGAATACTATTCCTCCTAGTCTGGAAGAAATAGAGAAAGTCAAAGATATTTTCAAGCACTATGGAGTTAAAGTGGAATGA
- the pflB gene encoding formate C-acetyltransferase, producing the protein MIANVEHSTQNISDSNLHPQWQDFCGGNWNEQINVRDFIQCNYQPYTGDDSFLTAPTERTQKLWTMVCDLMKLEREKGILDADTKVPSNIVSHAPGYIDSHLEQIVGLQTEKPLKRAIMPFGGIRVVKNSLESYGYHLDAQTEETFTKYRKTHNDGVFDGYTQEMKLARHSGIITGLPDAYGRGRIIGDYRRVALYGVDRLILDKKEQLASLESDDMLESTIRLHEELVEQIRALTELKVMANSHGFDISLPAASAKEAVQWTYFAYLGAVKEQNGAAMSLGRVSTFLDIYFQRDLKNGILTESEAQEIIDHFVIKLRMVRFLRTPEYNQLFSGDPTWVTECIGGMGEDGRTLVTKTSFRFLHTLSNLGTAPEPNLTILWSQDLPINFKHFCTKVSINSSSIQYENDDLMRPEYGDDYGIACCVSAMRIGKQMQFFGARANLAKALLYAINGGKDEKTGQLIVAGFDAITSEYLDYSEVVAKFDKIMDWLARLYVNTLNVIHYMHDKYCYERLEMALHDRDVYRTLACGIAGLSVVVDSLSAIKYAKVKVIRDEKGLAIDYAIEGNYPQFGNNDHQVDEIAVNLVRSFMDKLRQQKTYRQAVPTQSILTITSNVVYGKITGNTPDGRKAGEPFAPGANPLHGRDTKGAIASLESVAKLPYQHAQDGISYTFSIVPDALGKNSQDKINNLCGMLDAYFYNGGHHINVNVLDQDILVDAMEHPEKYPQLTIRVSGYAVNFIKLTREQQLDVIKRTFHKSI; encoded by the coding sequence ATGATAGCAAATGTAGAACATTCAACGCAAAATATATCCGACAGTAATTTACATCCACAGTGGCAAGATTTTTGTGGTGGTAACTGGAATGAACAAATTAATGTTCGGGATTTTATTCAATGTAATTATCAACCCTATACGGGAGATGATAGCTTTTTAACTGCTCCAACTGAACGCACTCAGAAATTATGGACTATGGTCTGTGATTTGATGAAATTAGAGCGAGAAAAAGGAATCTTAGATGCTGATACTAAAGTGCCATCAAATATTGTTTCTCATGCTCCCGGTTATATTGATTCTCATCTAGAGCAGATTGTGGGGTTACAAACGGAAAAACCCCTAAAACGAGCTATTATGCCTTTTGGTGGTATTCGGGTGGTAAAAAACTCCTTAGAATCCTACGGTTATCACCTTGATGCTCAAACGGAAGAAACATTCACAAAATATCGTAAAACCCATAATGATGGTGTTTTTGACGGTTACACCCAAGAAATGAAATTGGCTAGACATTCTGGGATTATTACTGGATTACCAGATGCTTATGGGAGAGGAAGAATTATTGGTGATTATCGTCGGGTAGCATTGTATGGAGTTGATCGGTTAATTCTGGATAAAAAAGAACAGTTAGCCTCATTAGAATCAGATGATATGCTAGAGTCTACAATTAGACTACATGAGGAACTTGTTGAGCAAATTCGAGCCTTAACAGAATTGAAAGTTATGGCTAATAGCCACGGATTTGATATTAGTTTACCTGCTGCTAGTGCTAAGGAAGCTGTACAGTGGACATACTTTGCTTATTTGGGTGCTGTTAAAGAACAAAATGGTGCAGCTATGTCCTTGGGTAGGGTTTCTACATTCCTAGATATCTACTTTCAGCGCGATTTAAAAAATGGGATTCTGACAGAATCTGAAGCTCAGGAAATCATCGATCATTTTGTAATTAAACTGCGGATGGTAAGGTTTTTAAGAACGCCTGAATATAATCAATTATTCTCCGGTGATCCCACCTGGGTGACAGAATGTATTGGTGGAATGGGTGAAGATGGTAGGACTCTGGTGACAAAAACTAGTTTCCGATTTCTCCACACCTTATCTAATTTAGGCACTGCACCAGAACCAAATTTAACTATCTTGTGGTCACAGGATTTGCCGATTAACTTTAAACATTTTTGCACCAAAGTATCTATCAATAGTAGTTCCATTCAGTACGAAAATGATGATCTCATGCGCCCAGAATATGGGGATGATTATGGCATTGCTTGTTGTGTTTCTGCCATGAGAATTGGTAAACAAATGCAATTTTTTGGAGCCCGTGCCAACTTAGCAAAGGCTTTATTATATGCTATCAATGGTGGTAAAGATGAAAAAACTGGGCAGTTAATTGTTGCAGGTTTTGATGCTATTACTTCAGAATATTTAGATTACTCAGAAGTAGTAGCTAAGTTTGACAAAATCATGGACTGGTTAGCTAGGTTATATGTAAATACCCTCAATGTCATTCACTATATGCACGATAAATACTGTTATGAACGTTTGGAAATGGCGTTACATGATCGTGATGTTTATCGAACCTTGGCTTGTGGAATTGCTGGCTTATCCGTAGTAGTAGATTCCCTTTCAGCAATTAAATATGCCAAAGTCAAGGTAATTCGAGATGAAAAAGGCTTGGCAATAGATTATGCTATTGAGGGGAATTATCCTCAGTTTGGTAATAATGACCATCAAGTTGACGAAATAGCTGTCAATCTTGTTCGCAGTTTTATGGATAAACTGCGTCAACAAAAAACCTATCGTCAAGCAGTACCAACCCAATCAATTTTGACCATTACCTCCAATGTGGTTTATGGCAAAATAACTGGTAACACCCCTGATGGGAGAAAAGCTGGCGAACCTTTTGCTCCCGGAGCAAATCCCCTACATGGTAGAGATACAAAAGGAGCGATCGCATCTTTAGAATCGGTAGCCAAACTTCCTTATCAACATGCTCAAGATGGAATTTCTTACACATTTTCCATTGTTCCTGATGCTTTAGGCAAAAATTCCCAAGACAAAATTAATAATCTTTGTGGAATGTTGGATGCTTATTTCTACAATGGTGGTCATCACATCAATGTCAACGTTCTTGACCAAGACATACTTGTTGATGCTATGGAACATCCAGAAAAATATCCTCAACTGACAATTCGCGTTTCTGGATATGCTGTAAATTTCATTAAGTTAACTCGGGAACAGCAATTAGATGTGATTAAACGGACATTCCACAAAAGCATTTAA
- the mnmE gene encoding tRNA uridine-5-carboxymethylaminomethyl(34) synthesis GTPase MnmE, whose product MTNLLSHAETIAAIATAVVPQQGSVGIVRVSGDRAMAIAHTLFYTPGKQIWESHRILYGFVRQPQTKQVVDEALLLIMKAPRSFTREDVVEFHCHGGIIPVQQVLQLCLEHGARLAQPGEFSLRAFLNGRLDLTQAESIADLVGAKSPQAAQTALAGLQGKLAQPIRSLRNQCLDILAEIEARIDFEEDLPPLDQERIITQINQISVEIVRLLSTKEKGELLRSGLKVAIVGRPNVGKSSLLNAWSQCDRAIVTDLPGTTRDIVESQLVVGGIPIQVLDTAGIRETVDQVEKIGVERSRQAANSADLVLLTIDATAGWQSGDEEIYQQVKHRPLILVINKIDLVEDLGGICSPNIEKAVKTAAAQNRGIEDLEQAILEVVQTQKIVAGDLDLAINQRQAAALIQAQMDLAQVQKTIVDQLPLDFWTIDLRGAIHALGEITGEEVTESLLDRIFSRFCIGK is encoded by the coding sequence ATGACAAATTTATTATCTCATGCTGAGACGATCGCCGCTATAGCTACTGCTGTTGTTCCCCAACAGGGTAGTGTGGGTATTGTACGGGTTTCTGGTGACCGAGCAATGGCGATCGCCCACACTCTATTTTACACTCCAGGGAAACAGATTTGGGAAAGTCACCGGATTTTGTATGGGTTTGTCCGTCAACCTCAAACCAAACAGGTTGTAGATGAAGCTTTATTACTGATTATGAAAGCACCTCGGTCTTTCACCAGGGAAGACGTGGTGGAATTTCATTGTCATGGGGGAATCATACCAGTACAACAGGTATTACAGCTGTGTTTAGAACATGGTGCAAGATTAGCCCAACCGGGAGAATTTAGCTTAAGAGCTTTTTTAAATGGTAGATTGGATTTAACCCAAGCTGAAAGCATAGCTGATTTGGTGGGTGCTAAATCTCCCCAAGCAGCACAAACAGCACTAGCGGGTTTGCAGGGGAAATTGGCTCAACCGATTAGATCCCTACGGAATCAGTGCTTAGACATTTTAGCAGAGATAGAAGCCAGAATTGACTTTGAGGAGGACTTACCTCCCCTAGACCAGGAAAGAATAATTACTCAAATTAATCAAATTAGTGTGGAAATTGTTAGATTATTGAGCACTAAAGAGAAAGGTGAATTATTAAGAAGCGGTTTAAAAGTTGCTATTGTTGGTCGTCCCAATGTGGGAAAATCTAGTTTGTTAAATGCTTGGAGTCAATGCGATCGCGCTATAGTGACTGATTTACCGGGTACCACCCGGGATATAGTAGAGTCCCAGTTAGTGGTGGGGGGAATACCCATTCAAGTTTTGGATACTGCGGGAATTAGGGAAACAGTAGATCAGGTGGAAAAAATTGGGGTTGAGCGTTCCCGTCAAGCTGCTAACAGTGCGGATTTAGTATTATTGACCATTGATGCTACAGCAGGTTGGCAAAGTGGAGATGAAGAAATTTATCAACAAGTAAAACACCGTCCATTGATCCTAGTTATCAACAAAATTGATCTAGTGGAAGATTTAGGGGGTATATGTAGTCCAAACATAGAGAAAGCGGTGAAAACTGCTGCTGCTCAAAACCGAGGAATTGAAGATTTAGAGCAAGCGATTCTAGAAGTAGTACAAACTCAAAAGATTGTAGCTGGGGATCTAGACCTAGCTATTAATCAAAGACAAGCAGCAGCTCTAATACAAGCCCAAATGGATCTAGCACAAGTGCAAAAGACAATTGTAGACCAATTACCCCTGGATTTTTGGACCATTGATTTAAGAGGAGCAATTCACGCACTGGGAGAAATTACCGGAGAAGAAGTAACCGAATCATTATTGGACCGCATCTTTAGTAGGTTCTGTATTGGGAAATAG
- a CDS encoding hydrogenase maturation protease: MGTAIVIGYGNELFGDDGIGPLIAKVIQRWRLPCVQSLAVHQLTPELAEPIANSRLAIFVDTCINSLYNQVQVQSLLPSPLNSTHTHSSDPQSLLTLSQFLYGNCPSAWLVIVPGEKFQLGDPISPLGKKAIGIALNKITQKLDKLVH, from the coding sequence ATGGGAACCGCAATAGTCATTGGTTATGGTAACGAATTATTTGGTGATGACGGAATAGGACCACTAATAGCCAAAGTGATACAAAGGTGGCGTTTACCATGCGTCCAATCACTTGCGGTTCACCAGTTAACACCTGAACTAGCTGAACCCATAGCTAATTCTCGATTAGCAATTTTTGTAGACACTTGTATTAATTCCCTGTATAATCAGGTTCAGGTACAATCACTATTGCCATCACCGCTGAATTCCACTCACACCCATAGCAGTGATCCACAATCTCTACTAACTTTATCTCAATTTCTCTATGGTAATTGTCCTTCCGCGTGGTTAGTCATAGTCCCAGGGGAAAAATTTCAATTGGGTGACCCTATTTCACCCCTGGGAAAAAAGGCCATAGGGATCGCCCTCAATAAAATCACTCAAAAACTAGACAAATTGGTTCATTGA
- the adhE gene encoding bifunctional acetaldehyde-CoA/alcohol dehydrogenase, which produces MYTTQKTTNPVKTSEDLQILIQEVKTAQAKYAEYSQEQVDHIFKQAARAANAGRIPLAKMAVEETGMGVVEDKVIKNHFASEYIYNKYKNEKTCGIIEDDKQFGIQRIAEPVGILAGIVPTTNPTSTAIFKALLALKTRNGIIFSPHPRAKKCTIEAAKIVLDAAVAAGAPAGIIGWIDEPTVALSQQLMQHPQINLILATGGPAMVRAAYSSGHASLGVGSGNTPAVIDETAHIKMAVSSILISKTFDNGMICASEQSVIVLDDVYEDVRQEFFSRGAYFLNDLEKQKIRDLIFINGRLNPEIVGQSVAKLAQMSGLDIAKEAKVLITEVDEVGTQEPLSYEKLSPILAMYRAKNFLEAVTIAEKLIEFAGLGHTSVLYTAPERRDRITEFENTLRTSRVLVNTPSSQGAIGDLYNFRLDPSLTLGCGSWGNNSVSDNVGPRHLINIKTVTERRENMLWFRVPPKVYFKYGCLPVALGDLRGKSRALIITDQPLFELGIATKVTSVLEEIGIKTQVFYDVEPDPSLTTIHKGLGQTNGFQPDVIIAVGGGSPMDAAKVIWLMYEHPETEFDGLAMRFMDIRKRVYELPSLGQKAIFVAIPTTSGTGSEVTPFAVVTDDRTGIKYPLADYALTPNMAIVDPELVLNMPKSLTAYGGIDALTHALESYVSICASEYTKGLALEAIRLLFKYLPFAYKNGGKDTKAREKVHYAATIAGMSFANAFLGICHSLAHQLGARFHVPHGLANALMISHVIRYNATDAPFKQAIFPQYEYPNAKWRYAKIADHLHLGGATEDEKVDLLIAAVEKLKQDVEIPATIKDVIKTDEKTFYEKLEIMAEQAFDDQCTGANPRYPLISDLQDLYIKAYWGNLGQ; this is translated from the coding sequence ATGTATACAACTCAAAAAACTACAAACCCAGTCAAAACTTCAGAAGATCTACAAATTCTCATTCAAGAGGTTAAAACAGCTCAAGCCAAATATGCCGAATATAGCCAAGAACAGGTAGATCACATTTTTAAACAAGCTGCTCGTGCTGCTAATGCGGGGAGAATACCCCTGGCCAAAATGGCAGTAGAAGAGACAGGAATGGGGGTTGTAGAAGATAAAGTAATTAAGAACCACTTTGCCTCCGAATATATCTACAACAAATACAAAAATGAAAAAACCTGTGGCATTATCGAAGATGATAAACAGTTTGGAATTCAGCGAATTGCCGAACCTGTGGGCATATTAGCAGGGATTGTACCCACTACCAACCCCACCTCAACTGCTATTTTTAAAGCCTTACTGGCTCTTAAAACCCGTAATGGGATAATCTTTTCACCCCATCCTCGTGCCAAAAAATGCACAATTGAAGCGGCCAAAATAGTTCTGGATGCTGCAGTAGCAGCTGGAGCTCCTGCAGGAATTATTGGATGGATTGATGAACCAACAGTAGCATTATCACAACAGTTAATGCAGCATCCCCAGATAAATTTAATTCTGGCCACTGGTGGACCTGCAATGGTGCGTGCAGCTTATTCTTCAGGTCATGCTTCCTTGGGTGTGGGTTCCGGTAATACCCCAGCGGTAATTGATGAAACTGCCCATATTAAAATGGCGGTCTCTTCAATTTTGATTAGCAAGACTTTTGACAATGGCATGATTTGTGCTAGCGAGCAATCCGTAATAGTTTTAGATGATGTTTACGAAGATGTGCGACAAGAATTTTTCAGCCGTGGTGCTTACTTCTTAAATGACCTAGAAAAGCAAAAAATTAGAGATTTAATTTTCATTAACGGTCGGTTAAATCCAGAAATAGTTGGTCAATCTGTAGCCAAATTGGCTCAAATGTCTGGACTAGATATAGCTAAAGAAGCTAAGGTTCTAATTACAGAAGTAGATGAAGTGGGCACCCAGGAACCATTATCTTATGAGAAACTTTCCCCCATTTTAGCTATGTACCGAGCCAAAAATTTTCTGGAAGCTGTAACTATAGCTGAAAAATTAATTGAGTTCGCTGGACTGGGACACACCTCTGTCCTTTATACAGCACCAGAAAGACGAGATAGAATTACAGAATTTGAAAATACCCTGCGCACTAGTCGAGTGTTAGTTAATACACCTTCATCCCAGGGTGCAATTGGTGACTTATATAACTTTCGTCTTGATCCCTCCCTTACTTTGGGTTGTGGTAGTTGGGGAAACAATTCCGTTAGTGATAATGTGGGTCCCCGTCACCTGATCAACATCAAAACTGTAACGGAAAGACGGGAGAATATGTTATGGTTTCGGGTTCCTCCAAAAGTATATTTCAAATATGGCTGTTTACCAGTTGCACTAGGGGACTTAAGAGGGAAAAGTCGGGCTTTGATTATTACAGATCAACCATTATTTGAATTGGGCATCGCAACTAAAGTCACCAGTGTACTGGAAGAAATTGGCATTAAAACCCAGGTGTTTTATGATGTGGAACCTGATCCATCTTTAACTACGATTCATAAAGGACTAGGTCAAACTAATGGTTTTCAACCAGATGTAATTATTGCAGTTGGTGGTGGTTCCCCAATGGATGCAGCTAAGGTGATCTGGTTAATGTATGAACATCCAGAAACGGAATTTGATGGTTTAGCGATGCGGTTTATGGATATTCGCAAACGAGTCTATGAACTACCCAGTTTGGGACAAAAAGCCATATTTGTCGCCATTCCGACCACATCAGGAACCGGTTCAGAAGTGACACCGTTTGCAGTGGTGACGGATGATCGGACGGGAATCAAATATCCTTTAGCTGATTATGCGCTAACACCTAATATGGCAATTGTGGATCCGGAATTAGTGCTCAATATGCCTAAATCACTAACAGCTTATGGTGGAATTGACGCGCTGACCCATGCCCTTGAATCCTATGTTTCTATCTGCGCTTCTGAATACACTAAGGGATTGGCTTTAGAAGCAATTCGACTACTGTTTAAATACTTACCATTTGCTTATAAAAATGGAGGTAAAGATACTAAAGCTAGAGAAAAAGTTCATTATGCAGCTACAATAGCTGGCATGTCGTTTGCAAATGCTTTTTTGGGCATATGTCATTCCCTTGCCCATCAACTAGGTGCCCGGTTCCATGTTCCCCATGGGTTGGCTAATGCTTTGATGATTTCCCATGTGATTCGCTACAATGCAACCGATGCACCTTTTAAACAGGCTATTTTTCCCCAATATGAATATCCAAATGCCAAGTGGCGCTATGCCAAAATTGCAGACCACTTACATTTGGGAGGTGCTACGGAAGATGAGAAGGTAGATCTATTAATTGCTGCTGTGGAAAAACTGAAACAGGATGTGGAGATTCCAGCAACTATTAAGGATGTGATTAAAACCGATGAAAAAACTTTCTACGAGAAATTAGAAATAATGGCTGAGCAAGCATTTGATGATCAATGTACAGGTGCTAATCCCCGTTATCCACTGATTAGTGATTTACAGGATTTGTATATCAAGGCCTATTGGGGAAATTTGGGTCAATAA
- a CDS encoding pentapeptide repeat-containing protein: MSEVSTPRPINSPDELVKSYTGGIRYFQNAQLREADLHNLDLKGSDLSYADLSSANLSRANLRGCDLSYADLSDANLEGADLRGTMLFYTNLRQANLQGAKLDNADWDKNSPYPLFPNTEPTKDAVQ, encoded by the coding sequence ATGTCCGAAGTAAGTACTCCACGTCCAATCAATAGTCCTGACGAACTGGTGAAAAGTTACACGGGGGGAATCAGATATTTCCAAAATGCACAACTAAGGGAAGCTGATTTGCATAATCTGGATTTAAAGGGTTCTGATTTAAGTTATGCCGATTTGAGCAGTGCCAATCTAAGTAGGGCTAATTTGCGCGGATGCGATTTAAGCTATGCTGACCTAAGTGATGCGAACTTAGAAGGTGCAGATCTGCGGGGCACTATGCTATTTTATACAAATTTACGCCAAGCTAATTTACAGGGTGCTAAGTTAGATAATGCTGATTGGGATAAAAACTCTCCTTATCCTCTATTTCCCAATACAGAACCTACTAAAGATGCGGTCCAATAA